The Parvibaculum sp. DNA segment TATCGACATCGTGACCGGCGCCCTTGAGCGCGCGCATCACGAAAGTTCTGACATCGGGTTCGTCTTCGACGACAAGAATGCGGGCCATCCTCAGCGCTCCACAAAGCCGACAAACGGCAACTGGCGATACGCGTGAGCCATGTCCATGCCGTAGCCGACGACGAAACGATCGGGACAATCGAAGCCGACGAAATCGGCGGTGAAGTCGACGGCAAGCTTGCCGGGCTTGCGCAGCAGCACGCAGCTCCTGACCGAGCGGGCGCCCCGCGCCGCCATCAGGTCGGTGGCAAAGGCAAGCGTGCGTCCCGATTCCAGAATGTCGTCAACGATCAGCACATCGCGTCCCGCGATCTCAGCCTCGGTGTCGCGCACGATCCGAACCTCGCCGAGCGACAACGTGCCCGCGCCATAGCTCGACAGGCCGATGAAATCCATGTCGGGTTCGGCGCCCGCGTCATGCAGCGCCCGCAGGAGATCGGCGGCAAAAATGAAACTGCCCTTGAGGATCGGAACGACGAGAGGTTCGCGGCCCATCGCGGCGGCGATCTCGCCCGCCAGCGCATGAACGCGCTTGCCGATTTCTTCCGCCGGGTAAAGAACGGAGATACGGGCGCCCGGCGGCGCGATGCGGCTCAAGGTGCTATTCCGCCGCAGGCGCGCCGCCATTGGGCGCAGCATCGTCCTGTTCGCGGACGAAACGAACCTCGATGTCGCGCGCCTCGACGGGCGGGCTCGAGAGACGGGTGATGAAATTCGTCGCTTCGTCCGGTGGCAGCTCGTTTTGGCCGAGCGCCAGCGTCCAATGATAAAGTTCGCGTTGCGCGCCATCGCGCAGACCGACGCGCAAGCGTGGCAGCGCCACCGTCTTGCCGCTGACATTGACGATTTCGCCGGAGACGGCCAGCACCGGGAGCCCCTCCTCTTCCTGCCGCTCATAAGCGACATTGCGGAATTCGAGGCCGCGCAAATTGACCGGCGCACCGACGGCCGCATAGACCTTTGTGGTGGCGGGCCAGAACGAGGCGATGTCGGCGCGCCATTGATAGCCGCCCGCAAGCGTGGCGCCCGCGAACAGCACCAGCACGACCCAGCCGGCGGCATTGAGCACCTTGCCGCGCCGCATGGAGGCCGCGCGCCGGACCTGGGCGCGGAACCGGTTGCCGATATCGGCCGTGGCGCTGACGGGCGCAACCGCGGGCGCATCGCCAAAAACCACATCGTCGTCGCTGTCGGGCGCGGGCGGCTCGCCCGCCGCCTTGCCCGACACGGGGGCGTCTGCGACAGGCGCGGCCTTCTCGCCGAAAATCTTCTTGCGCGACGCAGCCGCCGCAAAGACCGGCGCGGGCTCAGCGGCCGGAACGGGCTCGACCGCGGCGGGCGGGCTATCATCGAGATCGGCGGGCGGCGCCTGATGCCAGCTCTGGCCGCATTTGGCGCAACGCACTTTCCGTCCCGACGGTGCGAAGGACGAAGCCTCCACCGGGTATCGCGTCGAGCAGGACGGGCAGGTAATGATCATCCGGGACATTCGATTTGGCATTGAAGAAAACAGGCCGCGATCGGAGCGTAGCGCGCCCGGCCACGATCCGCATTTCCACAAGCCTATTGAAAGCCGCACCATGGTTAAAGGCGCGTTAAGAAGATGCGGTCAAAAGCTCGAAAGGCGAGGCAGGACGCCGTTTTTCGCGTCGCCGGTCTGCTTGGGCGCCGCGGTTCCATGATACCGTCGCTGCCATGATTCGCTTCGAAAATGTGGGCATGCGCTACGGCATGGGGCCGGAAGTGTTGCGCGACGTGAGTTTTCACCTCGCGCCGGCCTCCTTCCATTTCCTGACCGGGCCGTCGGGCGCCGGCAAGACCTCGCTGCTGAAGCTGATGTTTCTGGCGACGCGGCCCTCGCGCGGCCTGATCACGATGTTCGGCAAGGACATTGCGACGCTGCCACGCGCCGAGCTGCCGCCGCTGCGCCGCCGCATCGGCGTCGTCTTTCAGGAATTCCGGCTGCTCGATCACCTGACGACCTATGAGAACGTGGCGCTGCCGCTGAAAATCCAGGGCCGGGGCGAGGAAAGCTACAGGGCCGATGTCGAGGAACTCCTCGCATGGGTCGGACTCGGCGACCGCATGAGCGCCCGGCCGCCGACGCTTTCGGGCGGCGAGAAGCAGCGCGCCGCCATCGCGCGGGCCGTCGTCGCGCAACCCGACCTGTTGCTGGCCGACGAACCGACCGGCAATGTCGACCCCGAAATGGGTCAGCGCCTGTTGCGCCTCTTCGTCGAACTCAACCGCCTCGGCACGTCGGTATTGATCGCAACCCATGATCGCGCGCTGGTCGAAACGGCGGGCGCGCCGGAACTGGTGCTGCACAAGGGAGGGCTGACGATCCGTGGCTGATACCCCCCGCCGCCCAGACCCGGCGCCGACCTTTCACAGCGAGCCGCGTGGTTTCGGCGCCGCCCTTGCCGGCCTGCTGGTCGAGACCCGAAGCGTGATGCCGGCCGCCGGCGCGACCGGGCTTTCGCTGGTGCTGGTCATCGCGGCCATGTGCTTCCTCGCCAGCCTCGCGCTCGGCGCCGCGCTCTCGGTCGAACGTGTGGCCAGCGACTGGACGAGCGATCTCGCCGGCGCGCTCACCGTGCAGATCAAGCCCTCGCCCGACACGCCGCCGGAGGAACAGATCGACGCCGTGATGGCCGTGCTCGACGGAACGCCGGGCGTTCTTTCGGCAACCGCGCTTTCCCGCGCCGACACCGAGGCAATGCTCGAACCCTGGCTCGGCGCAGGCAATGTGACCGGCGACCTGCCGCTGCCGCGCCTCGTCGACATTCGCATCGATGCCGCGGCACCGCCCGATCTCGCCGCGCTCGCCGACGTCATCGCCGCCGCCGCGCCGGGCGCAACGCTCGACACACACCGGCAATGGCGCACCGAGCTGCGCCGCGCGGCGCGGGCCGCCATTTTTCTCGCTTACGGCATTCTCGCCGCCGTCGCCGCGACCACAATCGCCATCGTGACGTTTGCGACGCGCGCCGGGCTGTCGGCGAACCGCGAGGTCGTGGAAGTCCTGCACCTGATCGGCGCGCGCGACAGATTTATCGCCGCAGAAGTGCAGCGGCACTTCCTGCATCTCGGCTTTCGCGGCGGGTTGATCGGGCTGGCGCTTTCGGTCGCGACTTTCCTGGTCCTCAACCTGACGGGCAGCGGCGACGGGTTGTTCATGGTCCCGATATCGGGGCTTCAGCCCGAGCACTATCCGGTGCTGGCCGCCGTTCCTTTCGCAGCTGCGGCCGTTGCCGTCGCGACGGCGCGGATAACGGTCATGCGCAGCCTCGAACGGATGCTCTGAACGGACATTTGAGGGCGCTCCCGTGTTCGCCTTGCCATACCTTGGCCCCAAGCGGGTATGCTAGGCTGCCATTTTCGACATGGCGCCGGCGGCAACGGCCGGCACGCAAAACCAGACAGCGCAACCGATGAGACGGGTACGGGCATGAAGGCCGGCGACGCGCCACGAGATGACAGGAACCGGGGCATTGTCCGCATCGGGGCGGGTCTTGCGGCGCTGCTCGCGGTTGCCTATGCGGGCGGCTTCTTTCTCTTCACCGCCGAACTCGATCGTACACCGCCCGCCGATGTGCCCGTGGCGGACGGCATTGTCGCGCTGACCGGAGGACCCGACCGCATTACCGTCGCCTACCGGTTGCTCGACGAGGGCAAGGGCATGCGGCTGCTGATCACCGGTGTGCATCCCGACGTGACGCCCATATCGCTGAAGAACATCGTACCGGGCGACGCTGAAAAATTCGACTGCTGCGTCGATCTCGGGCGCATGGCCGAGAACACCATCGGCAACGCCGCCGAGACCGCCGACTGGGTCCGGCGAAACGATTACCGCTCGGTGATCCTCGTCACCAGCACCTACCACCTGCCCCGCGCGCGGCTGGAACTGCGCCGCGCCATGCCGGCGGTCGAAATCGTCGCTTATCCGGTTTTCCAGGACACGTTGCATCTCGACGGCTGGTGGGCCTATCCGGGCACCACACGGCTGCTGGTCTCCGAATACACCAAGTTTCTGCTCGCGCTGGCCTATCGCCAGTCTTCCATGCCGTCCTGAACGGCCTTCCGCATAGAGGATCCCGACCTTGCTCTGGCTCCGGTCTGCCGCCTTCAATCTTACCTTCTACGCGATGTCGGTTGTCGCCGTGATCGCCGCCACGCCCGCCCTCTTCTTGCCGCGCCGTTTCACCCATGGCGCGATCCGCTGGTGGTCGCACACGACGCTTTGGCTGCTGCGCGTCCTCGCCGGCACGAACTACGAGGTGCGGGGCAAACTGCCGGAGGGCGCGGTGCTGGTCGCCTCCAAGCATCAGTCGATGTGGGACACCATCGCCATGACGGCGATCCTCGACCGCCCCGCAATGGTGCTGAAGCGCGAACTCCTGTGGATTCCCTTTTACGGCTGGTACGCTCAGAAGGCACGCATGATCGCCATCGACCGCGGGGCCGCATCGCAAGCGATCCGCCGCCTGATCGCGCAGGGCAAGGCGGCACTCGCCGAAAAGCGCCCGATCGTGATTTTCCCCGAAGGCACACGCAGCGCGCCGGGCAGCAAGCTCGACTACAAGCCGGGCGTCGCCGCGCTCTACCGGCAGCTCGACATTGACTGCGTGCCGGCCGCTGTCAATTCCGGCCTCTTCTGGGGCCGGCGCGGCTTCCTGCGCCACCCCGGCACCATCATTGTCGAGTTTCTGGAGCCGATCCCGGCCGGCCTCG contains these protein-coding regions:
- the ftsE gene encoding cell division ATP-binding protein FtsE — translated: MIRFENVGMRYGMGPEVLRDVSFHLAPASFHFLTGPSGAGKTSLLKLMFLATRPSRGLITMFGKDIATLPRAELPPLRRRIGVVFQEFRLLDHLTTYENVALPLKIQGRGEESYRADVEELLAWVGLGDRMSARPPTLSGGEKQRAAIARAVVAQPDLLLADEPTGNVDPEMGQRLLRLFVELNRLGTSVLIATHDRALVETAGAPELVLHKGGLTIRG
- a CDS encoding FtsX-like permease family protein, with translation MADTPRRPDPAPTFHSEPRGFGAALAGLLVETRSVMPAAGATGLSLVLVIAAMCFLASLALGAALSVERVASDWTSDLAGALTVQIKPSPDTPPEEQIDAVMAVLDGTPGVLSATALSRADTEAMLEPWLGAGNVTGDLPLPRLVDIRIDAAAPPDLAALADVIAAAAPGATLDTHRQWRTELRRAARAAIFLAYGILAAVAATTIAIVTFATRAGLSANREVVEVLHLIGARDRFIAAEVQRHFLHLGFRGGLIGLALSVATFLVLNLTGSGDGLFMVPISGLQPEHYPVLAAVPFAAAAVAVATARITVMRSLERML
- a CDS encoding lysophospholipid acyltransferase family protein, translating into MLWLRSAAFNLTFYAMSVVAVIAATPALFLPRRFTHGAIRWWSHTTLWLLRVLAGTNYEVRGKLPEGAVLVASKHQSMWDTIAMTAILDRPAMVLKRELLWIPFYGWYAQKARMIAIDRGAASQAIRRLIAQGKAALAEKRPIVIFPEGTRSAPGSKLDYKPGVAALYRQLDIDCVPAAVNSGLFWGRRGFLRHPGTIIVEFLEPIPAGLDRKSFMETLETRVEAAAARLLAESGRAGALVEKHPVTTG
- the hpt gene encoding hypoxanthine phosphoribosyltransferase → MSRIAPPGARISVLYPAEEIGKRVHALAGEIAAAMGREPLVVPILKGSFIFAADLLRALHDAGAEPDMDFIGLSSYGAGTLSLGEVRIVRDTEAEIAGRDVLIVDDILESGRTLAFATDLMAARGARSVRSCVLLRKPGKLAVDFTADFVGFDCPDRFVVGYGMDMAHAYRQLPFVGFVER
- a CDS encoding YdcF family protein, which gives rise to MKAGDAPRDDRNRGIVRIGAGLAALLAVAYAGGFFLFTAELDRTPPADVPVADGIVALTGGPDRITVAYRLLDEGKGMRLLITGVHPDVTPISLKNIVPGDAEKFDCCVDLGRMAENTIGNAAETADWVRRNDYRSVILVTSTYHLPRARLELRRAMPAVEIVAYPVFQDTLHLDGWWAYPGTTRLLVSEYTKFLLALAYRQSSMPS
- a CDS encoding MJ0042-type zinc finger domain-containing protein, which encodes MSRMIITCPSCSTRYPVEASSFAPSGRKVRCAKCGQSWHQAPPADLDDSPPAAVEPVPAAEPAPVFAAAASRKKIFGEKAAPVADAPVSGKAAGEPPAPDSDDDVVFGDAPAVAPVSATADIGNRFRAQVRRAASMRRGKVLNAAGWVVLVLFAGATLAGGYQWRADIASFWPATTKVYAAVGAPVNLRGLEFRNVAYERQEEEGLPVLAVSGEIVNVSGKTVALPRLRVGLRDGAQRELYHWTLALGQNELPPDEATNFITRLSSPPVEARDIEVRFVREQDDAAPNGGAPAAE